CGTAAGTCTGAATTGTCCGGAACTGCTCTCGAAATTGCGCTGGGACGCGAAGTTGTTCCGAGTCCCGTTCCCACTGCCCGTTTCGCGGACTGTTCATCGGTGTCCAGTCGTCTTCACCACGTACCGTGGTGAGCCATTCTTGAAGCGTACTGGCATATCGGGCGAGACACACCGCTTTTCTGATGCCACTTGTCTCGAAGTACTCCGGAGACTCAATATCGGCAGAGACTTGAACTCGATCGGATTCGATAGTGCCGTCGATTTCTTCCCAACTCGCAACGAGATCCATTGACCTGGATGGGGCACCGTCGAGACGCAACAATATGACTCCGCCCCGGGTTTCGCCGTCGGTCGTCGGCGACGGAAACAACGTTGAGACGGACATGATTTTACCTGCCGATCGATCGGCGTTGGGACTTCCGTAGATGGCGTCAATACCGACATCCCCGTCCAGTTCCAGCTGGAGATCGAACACCAGCGGTGTGACCATGTACTCGAATTCGTCGTCAAGTCGCTGCTCGAACTCCGCTGCAGAGTGGACGAAGTAATGATTTGGTCGCGTCGCAAAGCGATCTAGAGTTTGCCTCTGGTGCTCTCAATTGAGAGGTCACAGCTCATTGCTGTTTTGGTCGATCGCTGGAGCAGTTCGTCAAGGAACGACTGGTAGTACTCTGGATCGGCGTACTTCACCAGCCGAAGCTGGAGTATCGCCTCTAATCCCTCCGTTGTCCAGCGCATCCACTGGTTCTTGCAGCGCTTGC
The Halorhabdus rudnickae DNA segment above includes these coding regions:
- a CDS encoding DUF5797 family protein produces the protein MVTPLVFDLQLELDGDVGIDAIYGSPNADRSAGKIMSVSTLFPSPTTDGETRGGVILLRLDGAPSRSMDLVASWEEIDGTIESDRVQVSADIESPEYFETSGIRKAVCLARYASTLQEWLTTVRGEDDWTPMNSPRNGQWERDSEQLRVPAQFREQFRTIQTYVDETASAIDNELRQEVTLLETLIEYQDSQLDHDLSDQALNRLDDLVELAPTTNGELAEAWGVKTGSEIHAYLESELEGYYRRDTNHMLRPTDEAMELVQIQP